GAGTCATTAGTCCATAATTGGAAACCAAATCCGGAAGTTGTACCTTTAATTATTAAGGATTACTTACAGCAAACTCAAGGAAGAGATTACGCTAACAGCAAAATTTTAGTTATTAAAGATATTTATAACACTGAAGATTATACAACTCAGATTGCTCTGCTCAAACCAATCATAGCTAGAGCATATATGATTGTACCGATTTTTCAAGGTGAAAAAATCTGGGGATTGCTGGCAGCATACCAAAATACGAAACCCCGCGATTGGCAACAAGATGAGATTGATTTGTTAGTGCATATTGGCAATCAATTAGGCGTAGGAATCCAGCAAGCAGAATTACTGGAACAGACTCAACATCAAAAAGAAGAACTTAAAGAAACTCTTCAAGAATTACAGCAAACCCAAAGCCAGTTGATTCAAAGTGAAAAAATGGCTGGATTAGGACAATTAGTGGCTGGAGTAGCACATGAAATTAATAATCCGATTAATTTCATCTATGGCAACATTACCCATGTTACTGAGTACGCTGAAGATTTACTAAAATTGCTACATCTTTATCAAAAAAATTATCCTAATCCCAAAGCAGAAGTTCAAAAGCAAGCATCAGCCTTGGATTTAGATTTTATTGCTAAAGACTTGCCTAAAATTCTCAATTCAATGACTGTTGGGGCAGAACGTATCAGTGAACTAGTACTTTCTTTACGTACTTTTTCACGTCTGGATGAAGCGGAAATGAAGCCAGTTAACATCCATGAAGGTATTGAGAGTACCTTATTAATTTTACAACATCGTCTAAAACCACAGGCAGATATTATTGCTATTGAGGTAGTAAAAGTTTATGGCGAATTACCCAAAGTTCAATGCTATGCTGCTCAAATAAATCAGGTATTGATGAATGTTCTCAGCAATGCAATTGATGCTTTAGAACAGACAATAATAGTAGAAAAAAATTTAGAAAATCCTCAAATTAAGATTTGTACAGAAGTTGTAGATGAAAACTCAATTTTGATTCGTATTACTGATAATGGTTGTGGTATTCCCGAAAATGTGCGATCGCGTATTTTTGACCCTTTCTTCACGACAAAAGAACCTGGTAAGGGAACTGGGTTAGGATTATACATTAGTTATCAGATTGTTGTAGAAAAACACGGCGGTCAAATCGATTGTTTTTCTGAACCTGGTAAAGGTGCTGAGTTTAGAATACAAATACCAATCAAACGTTCGGTTAGTTAAAGAAGCCTGTGCGATCGCTTTTTTATCTTATTGTGACTGTTGCAGCCAAGCCACTAGATCGGCTTCAGAGGAGAAATTTAGTAAAACTTCTGCTAAATCCTTTAATTGAGTTAAGGATATGCTGTCTCTTTCCAGATAAACGGTAATCTCTGGGAAAAATAACTCGATGAATTCCCAGAAGAAGGTGGTTAGCAATTCTTTAAATAGGCCATCGTGATTAGATTTATAGGACTCATATTTGATTTGTGAAAAAACTAAGTACACTGTTATTTCTTCTTCCCTATTCCCTCCCTACGCAAATAATTTTAGAAATAAAAGTGGATTCCTATATATCATTATTGTCCGATAATCGTGTCTATCGCGCTTGGATAAACCTTCGCGTAATTCCATCCACACTGGCACAACTTCATCAATTGGCGCTTTGACAGCAAACAGCGAATATTCGGGGTGTCCGCCATAAATCATATGTAGAAAATCAATAACCCCTAGTTTCTGCAACTGTGTTGTTCCGAGCATAATTAATGCACATCTCGAATTACAAAACTTCTGAAGACAAATTCACCCGTTATTTATGGCACGAGCAAATATATAAATCAAAACCTATTTTTTATTATTCCCAAATTTAAAAGCCAGCTAATACATAGTATTAGCTGGGTCAAAAGTGGAATATTGAAATTAATTAAACTATTTCCTAAATTAGAATCCCGACTTTTTCAATAAGTCGGGATTCTCGCAGTCTTCTACAACTGCTTCACTTCCGAAACCAACTTCGCCACCATATCCTTCGCGCTACCAAAGAGCATTGTAGTTTTATCCTTGTAGAACAACTCATTATCTACACCAGCAAAACCTGTACTCATCCCGCGCTTAATCACAATTGTCTGCTTCGCCCGATCTACTTCCAAAATTGGCATTCCATAAATTGGGCTATTAACATCAGTACGCGCTGCTGGATTCACTACATCATTTGCCCCAATTACTAAAGCTACATCTGCTTGCTCAAATTGGGGATTAATATCATCCATGTCATACAGCTGGGTATAAGGCACATTTGCCTCAGCTAGTAACACATTCATGTGTCCTGGCATTCTTCCTGCAACGGGGTGAATGGCATACTTAACATCAACGCCCATCCGTTCTAGTTGATCTGTTAATTCCCGAACGCTATGTTGTGCTTGAGCAACTGCCATTCCATAACCAGGCACAATTACTACAGAACGGGCATAACCCAACATCATCGCGCCTTCTTCAGGATCGATACTGCGGACGGTTTGATCGGTTGCACCACCGCTAGCTACACCACCAGCCGTGCCACCTGTACCAAAAGCGCTGAACAGCACGCTAAATAGGGAACGGTTCATTGCTTTACACATAATCTCAGTGAGGATAATCCCGGAGGCTCCCACCAATGCACCAGCGATGATTAACATATTGTTCATCACCACAAATCCGGCTGCGGCTGCGGCTATCCCTGACAGAGAGTTCAACAGCGAAATTACCACCGGCATATCGCCGCCACCAATGGGGATGACGAACATCACACCCAATATTAGAGAAACAGCAACTACTGCTAAGAAGATGGGTAAGCTATCTGGTGTAACGATCAAGTAGGCACTACCTACTACATAAGCACCCAGAAGTAAGAGGTTAAATGGTTGCTGGAAGGGAAATGTAATCGGGGAACCGCTAATTAAGCCCTGCAATTTGGCAAAGGCGAGAAAACTACCTGTGAATGTGACACCACCGATTAACACATCCAGTAGCATGGAAATGTTGACATCAAGGGGTACGGGCGCGCCAGAATCCAATAACCGCCAGAATTCTGCAACAGCAACTAATGCAGAAGCTGCACCACCCAAACCGTTGAGTAAACCCACCATTTGAGGCATTTCTGTCATTTGGACTTTGTAGGCTGCGATCGCACCAATAGCAGATCCAATTGCCAAGCCTAACAAAATCATCTCGTAGTTCAACACATGCTGATCTAGCATGGTGGCGACAATTGCCAGCAGCATCCCTACAGCTGCTACAACATTACCGTTCCTTGCTGTCGCAGGTGAACCTAGCTTTTTTAAACCCAGAATAAATAAAGATGCAGCGACTAAGTACGTCAGCTGAATCCCAGTTGGTAGAAAATCGCTCACGCCTTAATCTCCTTTTTCTTAAACATTTGCAACATTCTGTCTGTGACTAGGAAACCGCCGACGACGTTGACAGTTGCTAGTACCACCGCAACTAAACCTAAAATCACAGATAGATTAGTGTTTCTCTCGCCAGCAGCCACAATTGCCCCAATCACTGCAATGCCAGAAATCGCATTTGAGCCTGACATTAATGGTGTATGCAAGGTAGGTGGCACTTTGTTGATGATTTCAAAGCCGGTAAAAGATGCCAGCACAAATACAAACAAAGCAGCAAGTAATGCCTCTGTCATGAAATAAAAACTCCTGTTTGCAACCAAATTTAGGCAGCTAATAATCCTTTTAGTAGCGAGAATCTACTATCTGCCTTCCTTCGGTAAATTAATGTTTTCCTATTTGAGTACTTAATGCTTGTAATGCTTCTTGCACTCGTTGATTGCGAATTTCACCTGCGTGGCTGACACAAGCCGCATCAATAATGTCATCGGCAAAGTCCACCTGCAAAGCTTTGTCTTTATTAATCAGTAATTGCATCAATGATGTCAGGTTCTTAGCATACAACTGGCTGGCGTGGACTGGCATTGATGATGGAAGATTAATCGGCCCGATGATAGTAATACCGTTCCAAACGATGTCTTTACCGGGATCGGTGCAAGCGCAGTTACCACCTTGCTCGGCGGCTAAGTCTACAATTACTGAACCAGGCTTCATCTGTTTCACCATTTCTTCGGTGACTAACAGAGGTGCTTTTTTACCTGGAACTTGGGCTGTGGTAATCACTACATCGGCATTTTTGATGTGTTCGGCAACAACTTCTTGAGTGCGTTGTTTGCTAGCTTCAGAAATTTCTTTGGCGTATCCACCAGCCGCAACAGTTTCTTCTTCGAGTTTAACTTCAACAAATTTCGCCCCTAAGCTTTGGACTTCCTCTTTAACAGCAGGACGGATATCAAAAGCTTCTACCACTGCTCCCAAGCGTCTTGCGGTGGCGATCGCTTGCAATCCTGCCACGCCTGCTCCCATGATAAATACTTTAGCTGGGGCGATCGTACCTGCGGCGGTGGTCAGCATGGGGAAATATTTCGGTAATGCTGCGGCGGCAATTAATACAGATTTATAACCTGCTAAAGATGCTTGCGAAGACAATGCATCCATGCTTTGCGCTCTAGTAGTACGGGGGATCATTTCCATACTCAAAGCTGTGACTTGGCGATTTGCTAACTGCTGCACCACCAAAGGATTGCCCAAAGGATTGAGGAAGCTAATCAATACAGATCCTGCTTTCAGAAAATCAATTTCGGAGCGTCCATCTTCACGTTCTTGTGGCGGACTGACTTTCAATAAAATATCAGCTTCTCCCCATAATGTAGCGGGGTCAGCAATAATTTTAGCTCCTGCTGCTTCATAAGCAGAATCACTAAAAAACGATCGCTCTCCTGCACCTGTTTCTACCCAAATTTCTAAACCTTGCTTTACCAATCGGGCAACGATGTCAGGAATTAATGCCACACGACGCTCACCAACTTCTATTTCTTTAGCTACTGCTATTCTCATGAAATCTCCTGGAGATAAATACCTAATCTCTGCCAACTGTGTAATTTTTTCGCTGAGTTATTCCCCGTTCTCATGCTGCATAGGCTGGGGATCTCAGCCATTGCTTCTATTTTGTAGATTGAACCTTGACCGTTTCCTGTTTCACTGACAATTCCCTAGGCCAAGCTTCAGTTTGCCATTCACAGATGTCACACTTGCAGACAATTTTAATAGGCTTACATACTGCACATCCTATGTTGATTCCCAAATTTTGCATCTGTGTCTTCAGCTTATTTTAGGGATTGAAAAATTTTGTATTCGTCTATTACATAATGCAATATGCATCCACTTAGCAAAATCTTGATTATTCCCAAAGTAAAATTTGATGATTGCTACTTCGATTCACGCTCGTTTTTATCAATTTAGCCCAACTTAACAGGCGATCGCTGATTGTATGGCTCAATTTTTATAACAAAACTCTTACAATTTAGATACACTTGTACATATTCAGAAACACAATCTCATTATGACTGTGTTTCTATCTAGCGTTAAAAAGCAGTTCAAAGTAAGTTACAAGCTGGTATACAGTGAATCAATCGCTTTGCAAAGCCTAAAGTACTTGCTAAGAATTAATCAGCCAACCAGCAAATCGTTAGTCCGTAAAGGTAGTGAGGTAAAGAAAAACAGTGTTAAAAATATCACTAAAAGCTCTCTGGCTCGAAGATCTCAGACAGATGGCACTTTAAAAAACTATTTGGCGTCTATTTTGAGAAATTCAGCAGTAAAGTTTAGTTACGAATACTAAACTTTTAGTTATTTAGATAACCAAGCATACTATCTGATAGAGGAGCTTAACTATGCGACGTTTACTTTCGACTTTAGCCGTGACTAGCTGTTTGCTGACTGGGTTTCAAGCTGTAAGCTGGGCACAAGGTTTACCAGGATTGACTCTATTTAGCGGTGTCAAAAGCGAAAACCAACTGCCATTCCGCTTAGATTTTGGTGGGCAAGCAGATGGCTGGGATCGTTATATCCTAAGAATTCCCGCTAAAAGAATGAAATTGGCAGTAGCGCAATTTGCGATTACATACCCTGATTATTACAAAGGAAAATTCGATCCCAAAAATATTGAGGTCAAAGTCAAAGACAAAGCTGTTCCCCTTTCTGAAGTGAAGTGGGATAAAGAAGGCCGCGTGATTCAAATTTACCCCCAAGAGCCAGTGCCAGCGGGTAGTAAGGTAGAACTGGTGTTATCTAATGTGAAAAACCCAACCTTTGGTGGAACTTATTATTTCAACTGCCAAATTCTCTCTCCAGGTGACGTACCGCTATTGCGTTATATGGGAACTTGGATCTTGAGCATCAATTAAGATATCGATCGTTTGTTAAGGGACAAGGAAAAACAGAGCAGAATAGCTATAGTCTATTCATCCTTGCCCCTTGGCTGTTAACCGGAATCTCTATCTTTTGCTTGTAATAGTGATAAAATAAGAGATTGTGACTTTTTATAAAAATCACCTAAGAGGAGCACAGTATGCAAAGAACCCTGGGCGGCACCAACCGTAAGAGAAAGAGAACTTCTGGTTTTCGCGCTAGAATGCGTACCCCAGATGGGAGAAACGTGATTCGCGCCAGAAGAAAAAAGGGTCGTCATCGTTTGAGCGTTTAGGGTAAATTAGGCGAAAATAGCATCTGTGGCTTTGCCCAAAGCAAATCGGCTAAAATCCCGAAAAGATTTCCAGGCAGTTTTCCGAGAGGGAATTCGGCGTCATGGTTCCTATTTCACGTTAAGGGCCCTGAAACCGTCGGTTTCCAAACACTCTTCTTTGGATACTGCCCCTGAAAATATACGGTCAACTGATACAGCACATCTGGATAGCACAAAATTTGGCATTGCCGTTAGCACAAAAGTTAGCAAACGTGCAGTAGTTCGCAACCGGATTAAACGGCAAATAACGGTAGCTTTGTATCAGTTATTGCCCAGATTGTCACCTGGATGGCGGTTAGTAATAGTTGTGAAACCAACAGCAGCAGAACAAGAGTGCGTAAGCCAACAATATCTGCAAGAATTAGAGCAGTTGTTAGCACAAGCCGAGGTACTAGATGGGCATTCGTGAAGAAATTTATTATGAAGGCGGCCCTCATATTGGGGATTTGATTCTCAATATTTTGATTGGGTTAACTGTTATCGGGATACCATTAACAGTTGGGGCGATTGTCAGGGCTTTGTGGCTACGCTTCCGGATCACCGATCGCCGCATTTCTGTGATGGGTGGTTGGATGGGACGCGATCGCACTGACGTAATTTATTCAGAAATTGTCAAAATTGTGAAAGTTCCTCGCGGTCTTGGTTTTTGGGGAGATATGGTACTAACCCTGAGAAATGGCAGTCGTTTAGAAATGCGGGCTGTTCCGAATTTTAGAGCAGTCTATGACTACATCAATGAAAGAGTAGCTGCCAAAAATTCTGAATATAGTACAGCTGCCAAGTAATCAAGTGCCATCAGTACGAAGCCAAACACCTTCCTTGACTCATCAGTGCCAGTCTGTGCAAGTGGTTAAACCTACCTATGCAGCTGGCTTCTGAGGAATTTTGGCGGATTGATTTTAGCATTCATTTTTTCAGATCGTGGGCGGCTATCCGTAGTGGATGATAGTCGCAGACAAATCGTGATTTAGATAAATTAGATTCAGTTAGTTTACAGTACCTCAGGTTGAATTCAGAATAATGGATTTTGGTATCGGGTTTCTCTCGAACAACGTGATGCTGCCAATCATAGATTTTTTCTATAGCATTGTGCCTAGTTATGGATTGGCGATCGTTGCCTTAACATTGATAATCCGCTTTGCGCTCTATCCCCTGAGTGCTGGTTCCATTCGGAATATGCGGCGGATGCGGATTGTCCAACCTCTGATGCAAAAGCGGATGGCAGAAATCAAAGAGCGTTATAAAGACGATCCGCAAAAACAGCAAGAGGAAATGGTCAATGTCCAAAAGGAATTTGGCAACCCTCTAGCTGGTTGTTTGCCACTGCTGTTGCAAATGCCAGTGTTGTTAGCGCTGTTTGCCACTTTGCGGGGTTCGCCCTTTGCTGGGGTTAACTACAGCGTTAACCTGCAAGTCTTTCCCTCCGAACAAATCGAACGAATTCAACCCCAAGCCTTTGCAACTCCTCCTCAAAATATCTACATTGCTGATGGGGAACACAGCCGTGTCACTGCTATCCTCCCCGGAGGTAATAAATTAGCGGTAGGAGAAAGAACCAAGATTCAATACCAGACTGTTGAAGGCAAACCATTTCAGGTGCTTTTGGCAGAACACCCAGAAAATAAGCTGACACCCGAATGGAAAGTCACCAAAGGGGAAGACAGAATCAAAATTGACGCTGAGGGTAATATAGAAGCCTTACAGCCAGGAGATGTCACCATTCAAGGTACTATTCCCGGACTGGCAGCAGATAAAGGATTTCTGTTTATTGATGCCTTAGGTAGAGTAGGCGCAACCGATCCCGATGGCACAATCCACTGGGATATTGTCGCTATGGTAATTTTCTTTGGGATTAGTCTCTACGTTAGCCAAATTCTTTCCGGGCAAAATTCCAGTGGGGGCAACCCACAGCAGGATACAGTTAACAAAATCACCCCTGTGATCTTTTCAGGGATGTTTTTGTTCTTCCCATTGCCTGCTGGGGTTTTGATGTACATGGTGATTGGAAATATTTTCCAGACCCTACAAACCTTTATTCTCTCCCGCGAACCCTTACCGGAAGAACTACAAAAAATTGTAGCAACCCAGGAAAAAGAAGCAGCAACGGCAGATCAAAAAGCATTGCCGTTTGAGCCAAAAAGTTCTAAGAAGAAGGCTACAAATTAATCATGAGCAACAGTCCCATGCAGCGAGGGCAACAGTGGTTAAAAACACTGCTGCTACTTACTGGGGTATCTGCTGAGGTTGAGGGTAATTTAGAACCCGCTCAACCTCAGAGCGGCGACTCCGAAGAACCAGATAACTACTGGTTAACAATTGATGAAACACAACTAAATCCCGATCAAATCAGAATTTTGATCGGGACTGATGGTTCAGTACTAGATGCAATTCAGTATCTAGCCAATTCAGTACTGAACATCAACCAACCACTAGAAGAGCAAGCTTCTTATACCATCGAGTTGAATGGCTACCGCGTCAAACGAGAAGCGGAAATTCGCGCATTGGCTGAAGCTGCATCGGAAGAAGTGCGAACTACAGGGAGAGAAGTAGAAATAAAATCCCTAAGTTCGGCGGAAAGACGGCAAATTCATACATTTTTAAAGGAATTTTCCGATCTAGAAACCTTTAGCCGTGGTAAAGAACCACATCGACATCTTGTAGTTCGTCCCGCGATCGCACCTTAGGCAAGACCAGGGAACACGGAGAAATGACTCTTGAGCGCTGCCTCGAAAAGCTAAAATAAAGATCTAAGATCGGCAAAATTGCTGGTAATTAAACTAAGTTTCGTTTGGTGAGGATATCTCACAAATCCTATGGACGCAATTTTTATTCCGCAGCTCACCAAAGCCCCGGAGCGGACAGAGGAAATTCAAGTTAAAGAATTTCTGCCTGGTTTGGAAACTTTGACCCCTGTTCGTGGTGTTATTCGCGTGCAGCATCAGGGTAATTATTTAGAAGTATCCGGTCAAGCAGAAGCCATTATTACTTGTACTTGCAACCGCTGCTTACAACAATACAATCAACGTTTGGTAGTTGATACCAAGGAAATCATCTGGTTAGATGCAACAGCTAATCAACCACAAGACTTGCCATTAGAAAGAGAAGTAGCAGTGGAAGATTTGATAGAAACTCTACCACCTGATGGCTATTTTCATCCCAGCGAATGGTTGTACGAACAGATGTGTTTAGAGTTACCTCAGCGCCAGCTATGCGATCTCAATTGCCCAGGTATTTTGAGTAGTGCTGCTGAAAGTGCTGAAAAACCAGTTGATAACCGTTGGGCTTCTTTAGAAGCATTGAAAAAGAAGCTTCCGGGCTAGTCAATTAAATTCTGAGTCAGTACTTTAGTGCGAAATTTGAGCGCTTAAGCGCTCATCAAAAATATTTGTAATCATGAATATAGTGATAGCAGTAGGCAATAATAATCACGATTTTGATGTCATTGACTAAATTTTATTTGTAGCTGTGCAGTAACAGAACATTAATTAACACCCATACTTTCAAGGAAGCAACCGATCGGGACGCGATGGCTTACAGTATCGATGTATCACCAGATTTGAGAGTTATGTTATAAGCCAAGACAGTTCAGATAAGAATCATTAACCGCCGATAAACGAGGCAGTGCATTGGGTGGGTTCCCGCAGGTTAGCAACTGCTTTGCCGATAAATCAAGATATTTAATCCTTATTTTGTGTCTAAGCCCAATTAACTGAACAGTATTGTGGTGCAAGCCAAATGGAAAACAAAGTTCTAATTCTGTTTGATGTTTCTGGCTAAATGGGATAAATCCCTGTTCTATTATTCATAGCGCCGTTCAGACAAGATAAGAGATGATTTCGGGGATATAAGCTTGAGCATATTTTGGGAACGATCGATGTTTTTGGTTGTGAGAGACGGTACAACCCTTAACAATGAAATAAGAACTGATAAAAACCCAATTAACAGCTACTTATGACCTTCCGTGATGAGTTTAAATTGCTGCTACGTGCCCGCTATCCTTTGATTTATATTCCTACATACGAAGAGGAACGGGTAGAAGCAGCGATCCGGGAAGAAGCAGCAAATCAAGGTAATCGCCCAGTATATACTTGGGATTTTGTTGATGGCTACCAGGGGAATCCCAATGATGCGGGTTTTGGACGGCGCAACCCCCTGCAAGCTTTGGAATTTATCGAAAAATTGCCAGCCTCAGCACCAGCGGTCTTGATTCTGCGAGATTATCATCGGTTTTTAGAAGATGTGGCGATCGCGCGCAAACTCCGTAACTTAGCTAGACTCCTGAAATCGCAACCGAAAAATATTGTGATTTTGTCACCCCGGATTGCGATTCCTGACGATTTAACTGAAGTGCTGACGGTGGTTGAATTTCCTTTACCAGCCGCCGCCGAAATTAAAACCGAGGTAGAACGCTTGCTGCAAGTAACTGGCAACTCTCTTTCTGGTAAAGTTACAGACGACTTGGTACGCTCTTGTCAAGGGCTATCAATGGAAAGAATTCGTCGGGTTTTGGCAAAAGCGATCGCCACTCACGGCGAACTACAACCAGAAGATGTGGATCTGGTTTTGGAAGAAAAGCGCCAAACCATCCGTCAAACGCAAATTCTAGATTTTTACCCCGCCACCGAGCAAATTTCTGATATTGGCGGATTGGATAACCTCAAAGATTGGTTGCTGCGCAGGGGTGGCTCGTTTACCGAACGAGCGCGACAGTACGGATTACCGCACCCCCGTGGTTTAATGTTGGTGGGGATTCAAGGTACGGGAAAATCTTTAACCGCAAAAGCGATCGCTCATCATTGGCATTTACCTTTACTACGCTTAGATGTAGGACGGTTATTTGGTGGTTTGGTAGGGGAATCAGAATCGCGGACTCGCCAAATGATTCAAGTGGCTGAAGCTTTAGCACCTTGTGTTTTGTGGATTGATGAAATAGATAAAGCTTTTTCTGGACTTGGTAGTAAAGGAGATGCGGGAACAACTAGCCGCGTATTTGGTACGTTTATTACTTGGTTAGCCGAAAAAACTTCACCTGTGTTTGTTGTCGCCACCGCTAACGACATCCAAGCCTTACCACCAGAAATGCTCCGCAAAGGGCGATTTGATGAAATTTTCTTCGTAGGTTTACCCACTCAAGAAGAGAGAAAAGCAATTTTTAACGTTCATTTATCCCGACTGCGCGCCCATAACTTGAAAAGTTATGACATCGATCGGCTAGCATACGAGACACCCGATTTTTCAGGAGCAGAGATTGAGCAAACTTTAATTGAAGCGATGCATATTGGATTTAGCCAAAATCGTGACTTTACCAACGACGACATTTTAGAAGCTGCTAGTCAAATCATTCCCTTAGCAAGAACTGCTGTAGAGCAAATTCAACAACTCCAAGAATGGGCTGCGGCTGGGCGAGCAAGGCTAGCATCGAAACAGAGTCCGTTAAGCGATACCTTTGGTAAGCTACGCTAACGTCATGAACAGCAGATGCAATAATAGGTAGTCAAAAGTCAAGAGTCAATAGTCCATAGTCCATA
The genomic region above belongs to Calothrix sp. NIES-2098 and contains:
- a CDS encoding NAD(P) transhydrogenase beta subunit — encoded protein: MSDFLPTGIQLTYLVAASLFILGLKKLGSPATARNGNVVAAVGMLLAIVATMLDQHVLNYEMILLGLAIGSAIGAIAAYKVQMTEMPQMVGLLNGLGGAASALVAVAEFWRLLDSGAPVPLDVNISMLLDVLIGGVTFTGSFLAFAKLQGLISGSPITFPFQQPFNLLLLGAYVVGSAYLIVTPDSLPIFLAVVAVSLILGVMFVIPIGGGDMPVVISLLNSLSGIAAAAAGFVVMNNMLIIAGALVGASGIILTEIMCKAMNRSLFSVLFSAFGTGGTAGGVASGGATDQTVRSIDPEEGAMMLGYARSVVIVPGYGMAVAQAQHSVRELTDQLERMGVDVKYAIHPVAGRMPGHMNVLLAEANVPYTQLYDMDDINPQFEQADVALVIGANDVVNPAARTDVNSPIYGMPILEVDRAKQTIVIKRGMSTGFAGVDNELFYKDKTTMLFGSAKDMVAKLVSEVKQL
- the rpmH gene encoding 50S ribosomal protein L34; this encodes MQRTLGGTNRKRKRTSGFRARMRTPDGRNVIRARRKKGRHRLSV
- a CDS encoding nicotinamide nucleotide transhydrogenase, subunit alpha, which gives rise to MTEALLAALFVFVLASFTGFEIINKVPPTLHTPLMSGSNAISGIAVIGAIVAAGERNTNLSVILGLVAVVLATVNVVGGFLVTDRMLQMFKKKEIKA
- a CDS encoding NAD(P) transhydrogenase subunit alpha; this encodes MRIAVAKEIEVGERRVALIPDIVARLVKQGLEIWVETGAGERSFFSDSAYEAAGAKIIADPATLWGEADILLKVSPPQEREDGRSEIDFLKAGSVLISFLNPLGNPLVVQQLANRQVTALSMEMIPRTTRAQSMDALSSQASLAGYKSVLIAAAALPKYFPMLTTAAGTIAPAKVFIMGAGVAGLQAIATARRLGAVVEAFDIRPAVKEEVQSLGAKFVEVKLEEETVAAGGYAKEISEASKQRTQEVVAEHIKNADVVITTAQVPGKKAPLLVTEEMVKQMKPGSVIVDLAAEQGGNCACTDPGKDIVWNGITIIGPINLPSSMPVHASQLYAKNLTSLMQLLINKDKALQVDFADDIIDAACVSHAGEIRNQRVQEALQALSTQIGKH
- a CDS encoding single-stranded nucleic acid binding R3H domain-containing protein, which produces MQRGQQWLKTLLLLTGVSAEVEGNLEPAQPQSGDSEEPDNYWLTIDETQLNPDQIRILIGTDGSVLDAIQYLANSVLNINQPLEEQASYTIELNGYRVKREAEIRALAEAASEEVRTTGREVEIKSLSSAERRQIHTFLKEFSDLETFSRGKEPHRHLVVRPAIAP
- the rnpA gene encoding ribonuclease P, whose amino-acid sequence is MALPKANRLKSRKDFQAVFREGIRRHGSYFTLRALKPSVSKHSSLDTAPENIRSTDTAHLDSTKFGIAVSTKVSKRAVVRNRIKRQITVALYQLLPRLSPGWRLVIVVKPTAAEQECVSQQYLQELEQLLAQAEVLDGHS